In a single window of the Alosa sapidissima isolate fAloSap1 chromosome 18, fAloSap1.pri, whole genome shotgun sequence genome:
- the LOC121689758 gene encoding uncharacterized protein LOC121689758 isoform X2 — protein sequence MTSTISERFLKRILVLRQHHSKCESLYDKMATMGKQESDAESGYKTEGPKRTTKVRNNSASELVPELQRTESVFLTKEMLGIPRDSLPSSEDSGSEDDYVPDSNSSSSEEPSDEEPAKKVRPKVSSAKSSDEEPAKKVRPKVSSAKSSDEKPAKKVRPKVSSAKSSDGTTATTSFSATDNEKSSSESVVVMNVKKKSDGSRAYSKRHFCLFCSKPYAKMARHLEHVHKNEAEVAAAVRFPKNSKSRRIHLDLLRKKGNRAHNIDVIREGSGVIVPCKQTSDSNINPNDFLHCLSCQGLFKRRFLWKHMKRCTLARQCGVLKPGKNRIQSLCANAQPVPVGVSAKLWKLLSEMSQDDVTHAAKNDVCIVKMGEQMFNKIGHDPSKHEYIRQKMREVGRLLLAGTQESPMKTMEDFILPSNFPHVVNAVKDVAGFDSNSNSFKIPSLALKLGHSLQKIASIIECNAMISGKKKIVENAQHFKQIYRTCWNENVSSSALKTLSEAKWNTPQLLPFTEDVKKMHMYMDQKQKEAYQQLTNEESSRNWVDLAEVTLAQLILFNRRREGEVSKMRLTAFTETDVPLHADVAEALTALEKKLCEHFKRIEIRGKRDRKVPLLLTPAMQASMELLVKTRASCEVLENNIYFFARPRQETFIRGYKCIHQFAKECQAKYPERLSSTKLRKHVSTLSKVLNLKDTEMDQLADFLGHNIAVHRKFYRLPEGTLQLAKVSKVLMAMERGCLMDYKGKNLDEIEIDPNETIPEESDHSESELTDEELSPPSTSYLPSAAKKRTSKKKQCMQSEEESEDPGSAAKKRTSKKKHCMQSQDESEDPGSATKKRTSKMKSQSKCDEMNSDVPDAASKTSCRKRRPWSQEEIRAVEKTLMKFITTGRTPGKADCVSCINSAPEALKFRDWMSVKFYVKNRCVSYQRTTQTLL from the exons ATGACAAG TACCATCTCGGAGAGGTTCTTAAAACGAATTTTAGTTTTGCGCCAGCATCACTCAAAGTGTGAATCCCTCTATGATAAAATG GCAACCATGGGGAAGCAGGAGAGCGATGCAGAATCGGGATACAAAACGGAAGGCCCAAAAAGAACAACAAAAGTACGAAAT AACAGTGCTTCAGAATTAGTTCCAGAGCTACAGCGAACGgaaagtgtgttt CTCACAAAAGAGATGCTGGGCATTCCAAGGGATTCTTTGCCCAGCAGTGAAGATAGTGGCAGTGAGGACGATTATGTTCCGGACTCAAATAGCAGCAGCTCAGAGGAGCCCAGTGATGAGGAACCTGCAAAGAAGGTCAGGCCCAAAGTTTCTTCTGCCAAGTCCAGTGATGAGGAACCTGCAAAGAAGGTCAGGCCCAAAGTTTCTTCTGCCAAGTCCAGTGATGAGAAACCTGCAAAGAAGGTCAGGCCCAAAGTTTCTTCTGCCAAGTCCAGTGATggcacaacagcaacaacatccTTTTCTGCCACTGACAATGAGAAGTCTTCAAGTGAGTCAGTAGTTGTAATGAATGTGAAAAAGAAATCAGATGGGTCAAGGGCCTACAGCAAAAggcatttttgtcttttttgttcAAAGCCTTATGCAAAAATGGCAAGACACTTGGAACATGTACACAAAAATGAAGCAGAAGTAGCTGCAGCTGTTAGATTCCCCAAAAATTCAAAATCAAGAAGAATTCACCTGGACCTTCTGCGCAAAAAAGGAAACCGGGCACACAACATTGACGTGATTCGTGAAGGCTCTGGCGTGATAGTTCcttgtaaacaaacaagtgaCAGTAATATCAATCCTAACGATTTCCTGCATTGTTTAAGCTGCCAAGGGCTTTTCAAGAGAAGGTTTCTTTGGAAGCATATGAAAAGGTGCACTCTGGCTAGACAGTGTGGGGTACTCAAACCTGGCAAAAACAGAATACAATCACTCTGTGCAAACGCTCAACCTGTACCAGTGGGAGTAAGTGCTAAGTTATGGAAGCTCTTAAGTGAAATGAGTCAGGATGATGTTACCCATGCCGCTAAAAATGACGTGTGCATTGTAAAGATGGGAGAGCAAATGTTTAACAAAATTGGCCATGATCCTTCAAAACACGAATACATTAGGCAAAAGATGAGGGAGGTTGGAAGACTGCTGTTAGCAGGTACACAGGAATCCCCAATGAAGACAATGGAGGATTTCATTCTTCCGTCGAACTTTCCACATGTTGTGAATGCTGTGAAGGATGTAGCAGGCTTTGACAGTAACTCCAATTCTTTCAAAATACCTTCACTGGCTTTAAAATTAGGCCACAGCTTGCAGAAGATTGCGAGCATTATTGaatgtaatgcaatgatatcGGGGAAAAAGAAAATTGTTGAAAATGCACAACACTTCAAACAAATTTACCGAACATGCTGGAATGAAAATGTTTCCTCATCTGCACTGAAAACACTTTCAGAAGCGAAGTGGAACACCCCACAACTGCTGCCATTCACTGAAGATGTTAAAAAAATGCACATGTACATGgatcaaaaacaaaaagaagcaTACCAACAGCTAACAAACGAGGAATCATCAAGGAACTGGGTTGATCTAGCTGAGGTAACCCTCGCTCAGCTTATACTGTTCAACCgtagaagagagggggaggtgtCAAAAATGCGCCTAACTGCCTTCACTGAAACTGATGTGCCATTGCATGCAGATGTAGCTGAGGCTCTAACTGCTCTAGAGAAGAAGCTGTGTGAACACTTCAAAAGGATTGAAATTCGTgggaagagagacaggaaggTCCCTCTACTGCTAACCCCAGCAATGCAGGCGTCCATGGAATTGTTAGTGAAGACTCGTGCATCCTGTGAGGTTCTCGAAAATAACATCTATTTTTTTGCCAGACCTAGACAAGAAACGTTTATTCGAGGCTACAAGTGCATTCACCAGTTTGCAAAGGAGTGCCAAGCCAAATACCCAGAGCGCTTATCCTCTACGAAATTAAGGAAACATGTATCCACACTTTCCAAGGTTTTGAACCTCAAAGATACAGAAATGGATCAATTGGCTGATTTTTTGGGCCACAACATCGCAGTCCACCGCAAGTTCTATCGTCTGCCAGAAGGAACACTACAACTGGCTAAAGTTAGTAAAGTCCTGATGGCCATGGAAAGAGGGTGCTTAATGGACTACAAAGGAAAGAATTTagatgaaattgaaattgatccCAATG AAACAATTCCAGAGGAGAGTGACCATTCAGAAAGCGAACTGACGGACGAAGAACTAAGCCCACCTTCTACATCCTACCTACCTTCAGCTGCTAAGAAAC GCACTTCAAAGAAGAAACAGTGCATGCAATCAGAGGAAGAGTCCGAGGATCCAGGTTCAGCTGCTAAGAAAC GCACTTCAAAGAAGAAACATTGCATGCAATCACAGGACGAGTCCGAGGATCCAGGTTCAGCTACTAAGAAAC gcACATCAAAGATGAAGAGCCAAAGTAAATGTGATGAAATGAACTCCGATGTTCCAGATGCAGCATCCAAGACAT
- the LOC121689758 gene encoding uncharacterized protein LOC121689758 isoform X3 — protein sequence MTSTISERFLKRILVLRQHHSKCESLYDKMATMGKQESDAESGYKTEGPKRTTKVRNNSASELVPELQRTESVFLTKEMLGIPRDSLPSSEDSGSEDDYVPDSNSSSSEEPSDEEPAKKVRPKVSSAKSSDEEPAKKVRPKVSSAKSSDEKPAKKVRPKVSSAKSSDGTTATTSFSATDNEKSSSESVVVMNVKKKSDGSRAYSKRHFCLFCSKPYAKMARHLEHVHKNEAEVAAAVRFPKNSKSRRIHLDLLRKKGNRAHNIDVIREGSGVIVPCKQTSDSNINPNDFLHCLSCQGLFKRRFLWKHMKRCTLARQCGVLKPGKNRIQSLCANAQPVPVGVSAKLWKLLSEMSQDDVTHAAKNDVCIVKMGEQMFNKIGHDPSKHEYIRQKMREVGRLLLAGTQESPMKTMEDFILPSNFPHVVNAVKDVAGFDSNSNSFKIPSLALKLGHSLQKIASIIECNAMISGKKKIVENAQHFKQIYRTCWNENVSSSALKTLSEAKWNTPQLLPFTEDVKKMHMYMDQKQKEAYQQLTNEESSRNWVDLAEVTLAQLILFNRRREGEVSKMRLTAFTETDVPLHADVAEALTALEKKLCEHFKRIEIRGKRDRKVPLLLTPAMQASMELLVKTRASCEVLENNIYFFARPRQETFIRGYKCIHQFAKECQAKYPERLSSTKLRKHVSTLSKVLNLKDTEMDQLADFLGHNIAVHRKFYRLPEGTLQLAKVSKVLMAMERGCLMDYKGKNLDEIEIDPNETIPEESDHSESELTDEELSPPSTSYLPSAAKKRTSKKKQCMQSEEESEDPGSAAKKRTSKKKHCMQSEDESEDPGSAAKKRTSKMKSQSKCDEMNSDVPDAASKTSCRKRRPWSQEEIRAVEKTLMKFITTGRTPGKADCVSCINSAPEALKFRDWMSVKFYVKNRCVSYQRTTQTLL from the exons ATGACAAG TACCATCTCGGAGAGGTTCTTAAAACGAATTTTAGTTTTGCGCCAGCATCACTCAAAGTGTGAATCCCTCTATGATAAAATG GCAACCATGGGGAAGCAGGAGAGCGATGCAGAATCGGGATACAAAACGGAAGGCCCAAAAAGAACAACAAAAGTACGAAAT AACAGTGCTTCAGAATTAGTTCCAGAGCTACAGCGAACGgaaagtgtgttt CTCACAAAAGAGATGCTGGGCATTCCAAGGGATTCTTTGCCCAGCAGTGAAGATAGTGGCAGTGAGGACGATTATGTTCCGGACTCAAATAGCAGCAGCTCAGAGGAGCCCAGTGATGAGGAACCTGCAAAGAAGGTCAGGCCCAAAGTTTCTTCTGCCAAGTCCAGTGATGAGGAACCTGCAAAGAAGGTCAGGCCCAAAGTTTCTTCTGCCAAGTCCAGTGATGAGAAACCTGCAAAGAAGGTCAGGCCCAAAGTTTCTTCTGCCAAGTCCAGTGATggcacaacagcaacaacatccTTTTCTGCCACTGACAATGAGAAGTCTTCAAGTGAGTCAGTAGTTGTAATGAATGTGAAAAAGAAATCAGATGGGTCAAGGGCCTACAGCAAAAggcatttttgtcttttttgttcAAAGCCTTATGCAAAAATGGCAAGACACTTGGAACATGTACACAAAAATGAAGCAGAAGTAGCTGCAGCTGTTAGATTCCCCAAAAATTCAAAATCAAGAAGAATTCACCTGGACCTTCTGCGCAAAAAAGGAAACCGGGCACACAACATTGACGTGATTCGTGAAGGCTCTGGCGTGATAGTTCcttgtaaacaaacaagtgaCAGTAATATCAATCCTAACGATTTCCTGCATTGTTTAAGCTGCCAAGGGCTTTTCAAGAGAAGGTTTCTTTGGAAGCATATGAAAAGGTGCACTCTGGCTAGACAGTGTGGGGTACTCAAACCTGGCAAAAACAGAATACAATCACTCTGTGCAAACGCTCAACCTGTACCAGTGGGAGTAAGTGCTAAGTTATGGAAGCTCTTAAGTGAAATGAGTCAGGATGATGTTACCCATGCCGCTAAAAATGACGTGTGCATTGTAAAGATGGGAGAGCAAATGTTTAACAAAATTGGCCATGATCCTTCAAAACACGAATACATTAGGCAAAAGATGAGGGAGGTTGGAAGACTGCTGTTAGCAGGTACACAGGAATCCCCAATGAAGACAATGGAGGATTTCATTCTTCCGTCGAACTTTCCACATGTTGTGAATGCTGTGAAGGATGTAGCAGGCTTTGACAGTAACTCCAATTCTTTCAAAATACCTTCACTGGCTTTAAAATTAGGCCACAGCTTGCAGAAGATTGCGAGCATTATTGaatgtaatgcaatgatatcGGGGAAAAAGAAAATTGTTGAAAATGCACAACACTTCAAACAAATTTACCGAACATGCTGGAATGAAAATGTTTCCTCATCTGCACTGAAAACACTTTCAGAAGCGAAGTGGAACACCCCACAACTGCTGCCATTCACTGAAGATGTTAAAAAAATGCACATGTACATGgatcaaaaacaaaaagaagcaTACCAACAGCTAACAAACGAGGAATCATCAAGGAACTGGGTTGATCTAGCTGAGGTAACCCTCGCTCAGCTTATACTGTTCAACCgtagaagagagggggaggtgtCAAAAATGCGCCTAACTGCCTTCACTGAAACTGATGTGCCATTGCATGCAGATGTAGCTGAGGCTCTAACTGCTCTAGAGAAGAAGCTGTGTGAACACTTCAAAAGGATTGAAATTCGTgggaagagagacaggaaggTCCCTCTACTGCTAACCCCAGCAATGCAGGCGTCCATGGAATTGTTAGTGAAGACTCGTGCATCCTGTGAGGTTCTCGAAAATAACATCTATTTTTTTGCCAGACCTAGACAAGAAACGTTTATTCGAGGCTACAAGTGCATTCACCAGTTTGCAAAGGAGTGCCAAGCCAAATACCCAGAGCGCTTATCCTCTACGAAATTAAGGAAACATGTATCCACACTTTCCAAGGTTTTGAACCTCAAAGATACAGAAATGGATCAATTGGCTGATTTTTTGGGCCACAACATCGCAGTCCACCGCAAGTTCTATCGTCTGCCAGAAGGAACACTACAACTGGCTAAAGTTAGTAAAGTCCTGATGGCCATGGAAAGAGGGTGCTTAATGGACTACAAAGGAAAGAATTTagatgaaattgaaattgatccCAATG AAACAATTCCAGAGGAGAGTGACCATTCAGAAAGCGAACTGACGGACGAAGAACTAAGCCCACCTTCTACATCCTACCTACCTTCAGCTGCTAAGAAAC GCACTTCAAAGAAGAAACAGTGCATGCAATCAGAGGAAGAGTCCGAGGATCCAGGTTCAGCTGCTAAGAAAC GCACTTCAAAGAAGAAACACTGCATGCAGTCAGAGGATGAGTCCGAGGATCCAGGTTCAGCTGCTAAGAAAC gcACATCAAAGATGAAGAGCCAAAGTAAATGTGATGAAATGAACTCCGATGTTCCAGATGCAGCATCCAAGACAT
- the LOC121689758 gene encoding uncharacterized protein LOC121689758 isoform X4 — protein MTSTISERFLKRILVLRQHHSKCESLYDKMATMGKQESDAESGYKTEGPKRTTKVRNNSASELVPELQRTESVFLTKEMLGIPRDSLPSSEDSGSEDDYVPDSNSSSSEEPSDEEPAKKVRPKVSSAKSSDEEPAKKVRPKVSSAKSSDEKPAKKVRPKVSSAKSSDGTTATTSFSATDNEKSSSESVVVMNVKKKSDGSRAYSKRHFCLFCSKPYAKMARHLEHVHKNEAEVAAAVRFPKNSKSRRIHLDLLRKKGNRAHNIDVIREGSGVIVPCKQTSDSNINPNDFLHCLSCQGLFKRRFLWKHMKRCTLARQCGVLKPGKNRIQSLCANAQPVPVGVSAKLWKLLSEMSQDDVTHAAKNDVCIVKMGEQMFNKIGHDPSKHEYIRQKMREVGRLLLAGTQESPMKTMEDFILPSNFPHVVNAVKDVAGFDSNSNSFKIPSLALKLGHSLQKIASIIECNAMISGKKKIVENAQHFKQIYRTCWNENVSSSALKTLSEAKWNTPQLLPFTEDVKKMHMYMDQKQKEAYQQLTNEESSRNWVDLAEVTLAQLILFNRRREGEVSKMRLTAFTETDVPLHADVAEALTALEKKLCEHFKRIEIRGKRDRKVPLLLTPAMQASMELLVKTRASCEVLENNIYFFARPRQETFIRGYKCIHQFAKECQAKYPERLSSTKLRKHVSTLSKVLNLKDTEMDQLADFLGHNIAVHRKFYRLPEGTLQLAKVSKVLMAMERGCLMDYKGKNLDEIEIDPNETIPEESDHSESELTDEELSPPSTSYLPSAAKKRTSKKKHCMQSQDESEDPGSATKKRTSKMKSQSKCDEMNSDVPDAASKTSCRKRRPWSQEEIRAVEKTLMKFITTGRTPGKADCVSCINSAPEALKFRDWMSVKFYVKNRCVSYQRTTQTLL, from the exons ATGACAAG TACCATCTCGGAGAGGTTCTTAAAACGAATTTTAGTTTTGCGCCAGCATCACTCAAAGTGTGAATCCCTCTATGATAAAATG GCAACCATGGGGAAGCAGGAGAGCGATGCAGAATCGGGATACAAAACGGAAGGCCCAAAAAGAACAACAAAAGTACGAAAT AACAGTGCTTCAGAATTAGTTCCAGAGCTACAGCGAACGgaaagtgtgttt CTCACAAAAGAGATGCTGGGCATTCCAAGGGATTCTTTGCCCAGCAGTGAAGATAGTGGCAGTGAGGACGATTATGTTCCGGACTCAAATAGCAGCAGCTCAGAGGAGCCCAGTGATGAGGAACCTGCAAAGAAGGTCAGGCCCAAAGTTTCTTCTGCCAAGTCCAGTGATGAGGAACCTGCAAAGAAGGTCAGGCCCAAAGTTTCTTCTGCCAAGTCCAGTGATGAGAAACCTGCAAAGAAGGTCAGGCCCAAAGTTTCTTCTGCCAAGTCCAGTGATggcacaacagcaacaacatccTTTTCTGCCACTGACAATGAGAAGTCTTCAAGTGAGTCAGTAGTTGTAATGAATGTGAAAAAGAAATCAGATGGGTCAAGGGCCTACAGCAAAAggcatttttgtcttttttgttcAAAGCCTTATGCAAAAATGGCAAGACACTTGGAACATGTACACAAAAATGAAGCAGAAGTAGCTGCAGCTGTTAGATTCCCCAAAAATTCAAAATCAAGAAGAATTCACCTGGACCTTCTGCGCAAAAAAGGAAACCGGGCACACAACATTGACGTGATTCGTGAAGGCTCTGGCGTGATAGTTCcttgtaaacaaacaagtgaCAGTAATATCAATCCTAACGATTTCCTGCATTGTTTAAGCTGCCAAGGGCTTTTCAAGAGAAGGTTTCTTTGGAAGCATATGAAAAGGTGCACTCTGGCTAGACAGTGTGGGGTACTCAAACCTGGCAAAAACAGAATACAATCACTCTGTGCAAACGCTCAACCTGTACCAGTGGGAGTAAGTGCTAAGTTATGGAAGCTCTTAAGTGAAATGAGTCAGGATGATGTTACCCATGCCGCTAAAAATGACGTGTGCATTGTAAAGATGGGAGAGCAAATGTTTAACAAAATTGGCCATGATCCTTCAAAACACGAATACATTAGGCAAAAGATGAGGGAGGTTGGAAGACTGCTGTTAGCAGGTACACAGGAATCCCCAATGAAGACAATGGAGGATTTCATTCTTCCGTCGAACTTTCCACATGTTGTGAATGCTGTGAAGGATGTAGCAGGCTTTGACAGTAACTCCAATTCTTTCAAAATACCTTCACTGGCTTTAAAATTAGGCCACAGCTTGCAGAAGATTGCGAGCATTATTGaatgtaatgcaatgatatcGGGGAAAAAGAAAATTGTTGAAAATGCACAACACTTCAAACAAATTTACCGAACATGCTGGAATGAAAATGTTTCCTCATCTGCACTGAAAACACTTTCAGAAGCGAAGTGGAACACCCCACAACTGCTGCCATTCACTGAAGATGTTAAAAAAATGCACATGTACATGgatcaaaaacaaaaagaagcaTACCAACAGCTAACAAACGAGGAATCATCAAGGAACTGGGTTGATCTAGCTGAGGTAACCCTCGCTCAGCTTATACTGTTCAACCgtagaagagagggggaggtgtCAAAAATGCGCCTAACTGCCTTCACTGAAACTGATGTGCCATTGCATGCAGATGTAGCTGAGGCTCTAACTGCTCTAGAGAAGAAGCTGTGTGAACACTTCAAAAGGATTGAAATTCGTgggaagagagacaggaaggTCCCTCTACTGCTAACCCCAGCAATGCAGGCGTCCATGGAATTGTTAGTGAAGACTCGTGCATCCTGTGAGGTTCTCGAAAATAACATCTATTTTTTTGCCAGACCTAGACAAGAAACGTTTATTCGAGGCTACAAGTGCATTCACCAGTTTGCAAAGGAGTGCCAAGCCAAATACCCAGAGCGCTTATCCTCTACGAAATTAAGGAAACATGTATCCACACTTTCCAAGGTTTTGAACCTCAAAGATACAGAAATGGATCAATTGGCTGATTTTTTGGGCCACAACATCGCAGTCCACCGCAAGTTCTATCGTCTGCCAGAAGGAACACTACAACTGGCTAAAGTTAGTAAAGTCCTGATGGCCATGGAAAGAGGGTGCTTAATGGACTACAAAGGAAAGAATTTagatgaaattgaaattgatccCAATG AAACAATTCCAGAGGAGAGTGACCATTCAGAAAGCGAACTGACGGACGAAGAACTAAGCCCACCTTCTACATCCTACCTACCTTCAGCTGCTAAGAAAC GCACTTCAAAGAAGAAACATTGCATGCAATCACAGGACGAGTCCGAGGATCCAGGTTCAGCTACTAAGAAAC gcACATCAAAGATGAAGAGCCAAAGTAAATGTGATGAAATGAACTCCGATGTTCCAGATGCAGCATCCAAGACAT
- the LOC121689758 gene encoding uncharacterized protein LOC121689758 isoform X1, with amino-acid sequence MTSTISERFLKRILVLRQHHSKCESLYDKMATMGKQESDAESGYKTEGPKRTTKVRNNSASELVPELQRTESVFLTKEMLGIPRDSLPSSEDSGSEDDYVPDSNSSSSEEPSDEEPAKKVRPKVSSAKSSDEEPAKKVRPKVSSAKSSDEKPAKKVRPKVSSAKSSDGTTATTSFSATDNEKSSSESVVVMNVKKKSDGSRAYSKRHFCLFCSKPYAKMARHLEHVHKNEAEVAAAVRFPKNSKSRRIHLDLLRKKGNRAHNIDVIREGSGVIVPCKQTSDSNINPNDFLHCLSCQGLFKRRFLWKHMKRCTLARQCGVLKPGKNRIQSLCANAQPVPVGVSAKLWKLLSEMSQDDVTHAAKNDVCIVKMGEQMFNKIGHDPSKHEYIRQKMREVGRLLLAGTQESPMKTMEDFILPSNFPHVVNAVKDVAGFDSNSNSFKIPSLALKLGHSLQKIASIIECNAMISGKKKIVENAQHFKQIYRTCWNENVSSSALKTLSEAKWNTPQLLPFTEDVKKMHMYMDQKQKEAYQQLTNEESSRNWVDLAEVTLAQLILFNRRREGEVSKMRLTAFTETDVPLHADVAEALTALEKKLCEHFKRIEIRGKRDRKVPLLLTPAMQASMELLVKTRASCEVLENNIYFFARPRQETFIRGYKCIHQFAKECQAKYPERLSSTKLRKHVSTLSKVLNLKDTEMDQLADFLGHNIAVHRKFYRLPEGTLQLAKVSKVLMAMERGCLMDYKGKNLDEIEIDPNETIPEESDHSESELTDEELSPPSTSYLPSAAKKRTSKKKQCMQSEEESEDPGSAAKKRTSKKKHCMQSEDESEDPGSAAKKRTSKKKHCMQSQDESEDPGSATKKRTSKMKSQSKCDEMNSDVPDAASKTSCRKRRPWSQEEIRAVEKTLMKFITTGRTPGKADCVSCINSAPEALKFRDWMSVKFYVKNRCVSYQRTTQTLL; translated from the exons ATGACAAG TACCATCTCGGAGAGGTTCTTAAAACGAATTTTAGTTTTGCGCCAGCATCACTCAAAGTGTGAATCCCTCTATGATAAAATG GCAACCATGGGGAAGCAGGAGAGCGATGCAGAATCGGGATACAAAACGGAAGGCCCAAAAAGAACAACAAAAGTACGAAAT AACAGTGCTTCAGAATTAGTTCCAGAGCTACAGCGAACGgaaagtgtgttt CTCACAAAAGAGATGCTGGGCATTCCAAGGGATTCTTTGCCCAGCAGTGAAGATAGTGGCAGTGAGGACGATTATGTTCCGGACTCAAATAGCAGCAGCTCAGAGGAGCCCAGTGATGAGGAACCTGCAAAGAAGGTCAGGCCCAAAGTTTCTTCTGCCAAGTCCAGTGATGAGGAACCTGCAAAGAAGGTCAGGCCCAAAGTTTCTTCTGCCAAGTCCAGTGATGAGAAACCTGCAAAGAAGGTCAGGCCCAAAGTTTCTTCTGCCAAGTCCAGTGATggcacaacagcaacaacatccTTTTCTGCCACTGACAATGAGAAGTCTTCAAGTGAGTCAGTAGTTGTAATGAATGTGAAAAAGAAATCAGATGGGTCAAGGGCCTACAGCAAAAggcatttttgtcttttttgttcAAAGCCTTATGCAAAAATGGCAAGACACTTGGAACATGTACACAAAAATGAAGCAGAAGTAGCTGCAGCTGTTAGATTCCCCAAAAATTCAAAATCAAGAAGAATTCACCTGGACCTTCTGCGCAAAAAAGGAAACCGGGCACACAACATTGACGTGATTCGTGAAGGCTCTGGCGTGATAGTTCcttgtaaacaaacaagtgaCAGTAATATCAATCCTAACGATTTCCTGCATTGTTTAAGCTGCCAAGGGCTTTTCAAGAGAAGGTTTCTTTGGAAGCATATGAAAAGGTGCACTCTGGCTAGACAGTGTGGGGTACTCAAACCTGGCAAAAACAGAATACAATCACTCTGTGCAAACGCTCAACCTGTACCAGTGGGAGTAAGTGCTAAGTTATGGAAGCTCTTAAGTGAAATGAGTCAGGATGATGTTACCCATGCCGCTAAAAATGACGTGTGCATTGTAAAGATGGGAGAGCAAATGTTTAACAAAATTGGCCATGATCCTTCAAAACACGAATACATTAGGCAAAAGATGAGGGAGGTTGGAAGACTGCTGTTAGCAGGTACACAGGAATCCCCAATGAAGACAATGGAGGATTTCATTCTTCCGTCGAACTTTCCACATGTTGTGAATGCTGTGAAGGATGTAGCAGGCTTTGACAGTAACTCCAATTCTTTCAAAATACCTTCACTGGCTTTAAAATTAGGCCACAGCTTGCAGAAGATTGCGAGCATTATTGaatgtaatgcaatgatatcGGGGAAAAAGAAAATTGTTGAAAATGCACAACACTTCAAACAAATTTACCGAACATGCTGGAATGAAAATGTTTCCTCATCTGCACTGAAAACACTTTCAGAAGCGAAGTGGAACACCCCACAACTGCTGCCATTCACTGAAGATGTTAAAAAAATGCACATGTACATGgatcaaaaacaaaaagaagcaTACCAACAGCTAACAAACGAGGAATCATCAAGGAACTGGGTTGATCTAGCTGAGGTAACCCTCGCTCAGCTTATACTGTTCAACCgtagaagagagggggaggtgtCAAAAATGCGCCTAACTGCCTTCACTGAAACTGATGTGCCATTGCATGCAGATGTAGCTGAGGCTCTAACTGCTCTAGAGAAGAAGCTGTGTGAACACTTCAAAAGGATTGAAATTCGTgggaagagagacaggaaggTCCCTCTACTGCTAACCCCAGCAATGCAGGCGTCCATGGAATTGTTAGTGAAGACTCGTGCATCCTGTGAGGTTCTCGAAAATAACATCTATTTTTTTGCCAGACCTAGACAAGAAACGTTTATTCGAGGCTACAAGTGCATTCACCAGTTTGCAAAGGAGTGCCAAGCCAAATACCCAGAGCGCTTATCCTCTACGAAATTAAGGAAACATGTATCCACACTTTCCAAGGTTTTGAACCTCAAAGATACAGAAATGGATCAATTGGCTGATTTTTTGGGCCACAACATCGCAGTCCACCGCAAGTTCTATCGTCTGCCAGAAGGAACACTACAACTGGCTAAAGTTAGTAAAGTCCTGATGGCCATGGAAAGAGGGTGCTTAATGGACTACAAAGGAAAGAATTTagatgaaattgaaattgatccCAATG AAACAATTCCAGAGGAGAGTGACCATTCAGAAAGCGAACTGACGGACGAAGAACTAAGCCCACCTTCTACATCCTACCTACCTTCAGCTGCTAAGAAAC GCACTTCAAAGAAGAAACAGTGCATGCAATCAGAGGAAGAGTCCGAGGATCCAGGTTCAGCTGCTAAGAAAC GCACTTCAAAGAAGAAACACTGCATGCAGTCAGAGGATGAGTCCGAGGATCCAGGTTCAGCTGCTAAGAAAC GCACTTCAAAGAAGAAACATTGCATGCAATCACAGGACGAGTCCGAGGATCCAGGTTCAGCTACTAAGAAAC gcACATCAAAGATGAAGAGCCAAAGTAAATGTGATGAAATGAACTCCGATGTTCCAGATGCAGCATCCAAGACAT